A single window of Granulicella mallensis MP5ACTX8 DNA harbors:
- a CDS encoding NHL repeat-containing protein, translating into MHRTLAILASISLLSFTPALRAQMQPSVPAAITIPYEASQDGLLTLVVEDEHGNRIKNLVADYPVHQGRNTIPWDGSSLDGVAHPGRYHVRGLFHQRIVPHLQYSVYSPGNPPWPTADGTGAWLADHTPPASALFLPEGSPWPTHSTEPEILFGAEAAEAGHALMWTDLNGRKLDGIKIRGWNGGIALARDIGGDRNPDQIAYTVYVVNPSRDFGKTDPGGLQVFIITKDGLTPLEKVVGGVQTHDGFRELVGLAACNGLLLLSNPAAGEIVAFDVRHKAQASFAKIKLAHLGALAFEPDGHLLVATEGVITRLTLHNDWHTLSLANPQVIVSASQLESPKQIIEADGEIYVTDWGSSHQVKVFSATTGKPLRIIGHPGGPQLGSYDEQRMAHPLGMTIDSRGSLWVAEEDYLPKRISRWDAKTGRFLNAWYGPTQYGGGGFADPHDLYRAYYPSIGNPGSMGLLEFRVDPTTGSSRLTAVRYRFPDPLNDIISYGGYTTKPIFFPHDMIPVGSHGGITPAQTFYRDGHQYFTDSYNTYWYNQSPVTTLWILEDGICRPIASAGWVSSGAHHWETLDQPEIHRRIPPGDPSGVFFVWTDRNHDHAVQPDEIQFLRPTVPGSPGVVFQPDLSVISGGPYRLPAASPDAAGVPSYDLSSLKLLSHTPATGDVALSPDGWFLAGMSGYKDGQLRWTLPTGSSSVPPAGPGDLEDPKRMLGYPVRPAAGQAGYMVARYSYMGEIYIYTVDGLLVTTLGGDTRLTPFWPYPKQKPGMEITGLSFDAEQFWPFMFGEDDGNVYLSIGKWHTSTVRLDGLDSIKRVDLGYIIATQEDLSRTEPLRSESRARETLKAAVDVHHIDPASTASADRWPAKDWAVIDKNSSFQLGTDSKNLIVAYRTNQPDLLRNSATEFPFAFTQGGGLDLMMRAQGASDGRQVVSGDARLFVTRRNGKLLAVLYWQKTDKPGNHVSFASPIGEVVFDDVEDVSDRVALTANGGFYQITVPLSLLGLDSSHGKQYRGDVGLVLSDGTRAEARVYWHNKTDAMTADVPSEARLNPSQWGLFNF; encoded by the coding sequence ATGCACCGTACCCTGGCAATTCTTGCAAGCATCAGCCTTCTGTCTTTCACGCCTGCTCTCCGAGCTCAGATGCAGCCGTCGGTTCCCGCCGCTATCACCATTCCCTACGAGGCCAGCCAGGACGGTCTTCTCACTCTGGTAGTTGAGGACGAGCACGGCAATCGCATCAAAAATCTTGTCGCCGACTATCCCGTTCACCAGGGCCGCAACACAATCCCCTGGGACGGAAGCTCACTTGATGGAGTTGCCCACCCCGGTCGATATCACGTTCGCGGCCTCTTCCATCAGCGCATCGTTCCGCATCTCCAGTACTCCGTCTATTCGCCCGGCAATCCTCCCTGGCCCACCGCGGACGGCACCGGCGCGTGGCTCGCCGACCACACTCCTCCAGCCTCCGCGCTCTTTCTTCCCGAGGGCAGCCCCTGGCCCACCCATTCCACCGAGCCCGAGATCTTGTTCGGAGCGGAGGCCGCCGAGGCCGGTCACGCTCTGATGTGGACGGACCTGAACGGACGCAAGCTTGACGGCATCAAGATCCGCGGCTGGAACGGTGGAATTGCTCTTGCTCGCGACATCGGCGGTGACCGCAACCCTGACCAGATCGCCTATACGGTCTACGTTGTCAATCCCAGTCGCGACTTCGGCAAGACTGATCCCGGAGGGCTGCAGGTTTTCATCATTACGAAGGACGGCCTCACCCCGCTCGAGAAGGTCGTCGGCGGTGTCCAGACCCACGATGGCTTCCGCGAGCTTGTGGGTCTTGCCGCCTGCAATGGCCTGCTGCTGCTCTCGAACCCTGCCGCTGGCGAGATCGTCGCCTTTGATGTTCGCCACAAGGCACAAGCCTCTTTCGCGAAGATCAAGCTCGCTCACCTAGGAGCCCTTGCCTTCGAACCCGACGGCCACCTGCTGGTCGCAACCGAAGGTGTCATCACGCGACTCACCCTCCACAATGATTGGCACACGCTTTCTCTCGCCAACCCGCAGGTCATCGTCTCTGCCTCGCAGCTGGAGTCGCCTAAACAGATCATCGAGGCCGATGGTGAGATCTACGTTACGGACTGGGGCTCGAGCCACCAGGTCAAGGTTTTCTCGGCCACCACCGGTAAGCCGCTGCGCATCATCGGCCATCCCGGCGGTCCACAACTCGGCTCTTACGACGAGCAGCGCATGGCGCATCCCCTTGGTATGACCATCGACTCTAGAGGCTCACTCTGGGTTGCTGAAGAGGACTACCTTCCCAAACGCATCAGCCGATGGGATGCCAAAACCGGTCGCTTCCTCAACGCCTGGTACGGCCCTACGCAGTATGGCGGCGGTGGGTTCGCGGACCCGCACGATCTCTATCGCGCCTACTATCCTTCCATCGGCAACCCCGGCAGCATGGGCCTGCTCGAATTCCGCGTCGATCCCACGACTGGCAGCTCGCGCCTCACTGCCGTACGCTACCGTTTCCCCGATCCGCTAAACGACATCATCAGTTATGGCGGCTATACGACCAAGCCCATCTTCTTCCCGCACGATATGATCCCGGTCGGTTCGCACGGCGGCATCACTCCTGCCCAGACCTTCTATCGCGACGGCCACCAGTACTTTACCGACTCCTACAACACCTACTGGTACAACCAGAGTCCCGTTACTACGCTCTGGATACTCGAAGACGGTATCTGCCGCCCTATCGCCAGCGCAGGCTGGGTTAGTTCCGGCGCTCATCACTGGGAGACGCTCGACCAGCCTGAGATTCATCGCCGGATTCCGCCAGGCGATCCCAGCGGCGTCTTCTTCGTCTGGACCGACCGCAATCACGATCACGCTGTTCAGCCCGACGAGATCCAGTTCCTTCGCCCCACCGTTCCCGGCTCCCCCGGCGTCGTCTTCCAGCCTGATCTTTCCGTCATCAGCGGTGGTCCTTACCGTCTGCCCGCAGCCTCGCCCGACGCCGCAGGTGTCCCTTCCTACGACCTCAGCAGCTTGAAGCTCCTCTCACATACACCTGCCACGGGGGATGTCGCACTCAGCCCCGACGGCTGGTTTCTCGCCGGCATGAGCGGGTATAAGGACGGTCAACTGCGCTGGACGCTGCCCACCGGTTCCTCTTCGGTTCCGCCTGCCGGTCCCGGCGATCTCGAGGATCCCAAGCGGATGCTCGGCTATCCCGTGCGACCTGCTGCAGGGCAGGCAGGCTACATGGTTGCGCGCTACTCCTACATGGGCGAGATCTATATCTACACCGTCGACGGCCTGCTGGTCACTACGCTCGGTGGCGACACGCGCCTCACTCCCTTCTGGCCCTATCCCAAACAAAAGCCCGGCATGGAGATCACCGGCCTCAGCTTCGACGCCGAGCAGTTCTGGCCCTTCATGTTTGGTGAGGACGATGGCAATGTCTACCTCTCCATCGGCAAGTGGCACACCTCGACCGTGCGCCTCGACGGCCTCGACTCCATCAAGCGTGTCGACCTCGGATACATCATTGCAACTCAAGAAGACCTCTCCCGCACCGAGCCGCTTCGGTCGGAATCCCGCGCTCGTGAAACCCTGAAAGCCGCGGTTGACGTTCATCACATCGATCCGGCAAGTACAGCCTCAGCCGATCGCTGGCCTGCCAAAGACTGGGCCGTTATCGATAAGAACTCCTCCTTTCAACTCGGCACCGATAGTAAGAATCTGATCGTCGCCTACCGCACCAATCAGCCCGATCTCCTTCGCAACTCTGCAACGGAGTTTCCCTTTGCCTTCACGCAGGGAGGTGGCCTCGACCTGATGATGCGTGCCCAGGGCGCAAGTGACGGTCGCCAGGTTGTCAGCGGGGACGCGCGTCTCTTCGTCACGCGGCGTAACGGCAAGTTGCTCGCTGTCCTCTATTGGCAGAAGACGGACAAGCCCGGTAACCACGTCTCCTTCGCTTCGCCCATCGGGGAAGTCGTCTTCGATGATGTCGAGGACGTCAGCGATCGCGTCGCGCTCACTGCAAACGGTGGCTTCTACCAAATCACCGTGCCGTTGTCTCTGCTCGGCCTTGATTCCTCTCATGGCAAGCAGTATCGGGGCGACGTGGGCCTTGTACTCAGCGATGGTACGCGTGCTGAGGCCCGCGTCTATTGGCACAATAAGACTGACGCCATGACCGCCGACGTTCCCAGCGAAGCACGCCTGAACCCAAGCCAGTGGGGCTTATTCAACTTTTGA